Within Thermoanaerobaculia bacterium, the genomic segment CCGGAATCGAGGCGGTGACGAGCATCCTTCCCTCAGTACACCCGCCGGAGCGGCGGCGCGTCCGGGACGAACGTCTCCTCGCGCGACGGGAACGCTCCCGACTTCACGTCCTCGAGATAGCGGCGGGCGGCGTCCTCGATCACCGGGGCGAGCTCGGCGTAGCGCCGGACGAACTTCGGCCGGAAATCCCCCGAGAGCCCGAGGAGATCGTGGTACACGAGCACCTGGCCGTCGCAATGGGGACCGGCGCCGATCCCGATCGTCGGGACGGGCACGGCCTCGGTGATCCGCGCGGCGAGCGCGTCCGGAACGCACTCGAGAACGATCGCGAAGCAGCCGGCGCCGGCGAGCGCGACGGCGTCCTCGAGGATCTCTTCCGCCGCCCCGGCGGTCTTCCCCTGCACCTTGAAGCCGCCGAACTTCCGGAACGACTGCGGCGTCATGCCGACGTGCCCCATGACGGGAATGTCGGCGGCGAGGATCGCCTCGACGGACGGGAGCACCCGGCGTCCCCCTTCGAGCTTCACCGCGCCGCATCCCCCTTCGGCGAGGAACCGGCCGGCGTTCCGGACGGCCTCCGACGGGCTCGTCTGGTACGAGAGGAACGGCATGTCCCCGACGACCAGCGCGCGTCGGGCGGCTCCCGAGACCGCCGCGGCGTGGCGCACGAGCGCGTCGAGGGAGGCGGTGAGCGTCGAGTCCCGGCCGTAGACCGCCATCTCGACCGAGTCGCCGACGAGCAGGACGTCGATCCCCGCGGCGTCGAGAATGCGCGCCGACGGCGCGTCGTACGCGGTCAGGACCGCGATCTTCTCGTGGCCTTTGCGGGAGACGAGCTCCGGGATGGAAACCGGGGTTTCCGCTGACTTCACGTTCGCTCCTCGTCCTCCGGTCGGCCCCCGAGGGTGGCCGCCGAAAAGGGCTCGTGAAAAATGTCCTCCGTCTCGGTCCCGCTTATCGGGATCCGATCGGAACGTAATATTGTACGCCCTTTTTGATCTTCTTGATCTGCTCGACGAGATCGTCGAAATGCTCGGGGCGGTTCACGAAGTCGATCTCGTTGGTGTCGACGACGAGGAGCGGGGTCTCCTCGTAATGGTAGAAGTAGTAGTTGTACGCCTCGATCAGCTGACGCAGGTAGTCGACCGAGATCGACTTTTCGTACCCGAGGTTCCGCTTCTTCACCCTCTTCATGCACGTCTCGAGGGATCCCTGCAGGTAGATGACGAGGTCCGGTTTCGGGACGCTCTCCGAAAGCAGCGTGTAGAGCTTGTCGTAGATCAGGAGCTCCGAGTCGTCGAGGTTCAGGCAGGCGAAGATCTTGTCTTTCGGGAACGTGTAGTCGGCGACGACGAGTCCCGAAAAGAGGTCGATCTGGGCGATCTCCCGCTGCTGCTGGTACCGGGACAGCAGGAAGAAGAGCTGGGTCTGGAACGCGGCTCCCTTCCGGTTCTTGTAGAAGTCGGGAAGGAAAGGGTTGTCGATGTCCTCGAGGACCTTGACCCCCTGGAACCGCTTGGCGAGGAGCTCCACCAGCGACGTCTTGCCGACGCCGATCGGACCATCGATCGCGATGTGGTGGAGGGGAAGGTCGGTTCGGGGGGAGGTCACGACAGCGGTGATTTTAACCCTGTTCCGTCGAAGCGCCCGGTCTTCGAACGCCCGCGGTTCTCGGAAGACGATGGCTCGATAGCTCCGCGCCGCAATTCGGGCTCTGCCCGTCCGGCTCGATGCATCGTCGCGCCCGTCATCGCAGCCACAAGTCCAGGACCCCCAGGATCCCCACCGCGACCGAGAGGAACCCGTTCGCCGTGAAGAACGCCGCGTTCAGACGCGACAGATCGCCCGGCCGGACGATCGCGTGCTGGATGGCGAGCGCGATTCCCGCGACGACGACCGCCGCCGCCAGGAGCGGCCCGCCGCCGACCGATCGCTCGAAGAGCACGAGAAAAAGGAGCGTGGCGACGTGGAAGAGTCCCGACACCCACAGCGCGCCGACCGTCCCGAGCCACGCGGGGACGGAGCGCAGCCCGCGTTCGCGGTCGAACTCCTCGTCCTGGAGCGCGTAGAGCACGTCGAACCCGGCCGTCCAGAAGAGCACCGCGAGTCCGAGCGCGATCGGAGGCCATTCGATCCTCCCCCGGAACGCCACCCATGCCCCGACCGGCGCGATTCCGAGGCAGAGGCCGAGCACGACGTGCGAGAGCGCCGTGAACCGCTTCGTGAACGAGTACCCGAAGAGCACGGCGAGCGTCGGAAAGGCGAGAGCGAACGCGAGGCGGTTGAGCTCGAACGCCGCGACGAGGAAGACGAAGCTCCCGGCCAGACAGAGCCCGGCCGCGAAGCCGACCGGAACCCTTCCCGCGGGAAGCGCGCGCGTCGCCGTGCGCGGATTCTCGGCGTCGATCGCGCGGTCGGCGATCCGGTTGAACGCCATCGCCGCCGTGCGGGCGCCGATCATCGCGACGATCACCCAGGCGCCCGCGCGGAGGGACGGCTGCGGCCCGGCCGCGCGGAAGTACGCGAGCAGCGCGAATGGGAGCGCGAACACCGTGTGCGAGAACTTGATCATCTCGAGCGATTCGCGGAATCGCCCGGCGGCCATCGTGCTCACGGGCGCCGGGGTCCGCGCCAGACGAAGTCGCCCGGGAGCTCGACCCCGAAAACGCGCGCGACGCGGAAGTACCAGGCCTGCATGAGCCGCTCGATCGACGGCGCCTCGATGTAGAACGCCGGCGACGGCGGCATCACGATCGCGCCGGCGCGCGTCGCCGCCGCCATGTTCTCCAGGTGCACGAGCGAGTAAGGGCTCTCGCGGAACGCGAGAACGAGCGGCCGGCGCTCCTTCAACGTGACGTCCGCCGCGCGCTGCAGGAGCCCTCGCGAGATCCCGTGGGCGATCGAGGCGAGGGTTCCCGCGCTGCACGGCACGACGATCATGCCGGCCGTCGGATACGAGCCGGAGGAGATCGCCGCGGAGACGTCGTCGTCCGAATGGATCTCGATCTTGCCGGCGACCCGGGGCTCGAGACCCAGGATCGTGACGAAGCTCCGGGCGTCGTGGATTTCGGAGCCGACCTCCTGCCGGGCCACGGCGAGCGCCGAAGGCGAGACGACGAGATGGATCCGGGAGACCGCGTCGAGCGGAAGGATCGATTGCAGGAGCCCGATCGCGAGCGCGCTTCCGGAAGCGCCGGAGATGCCGACGACGATCTCTTTCCCCTCTCCCGGCACGCCGCGCGATTATAGAGCCGACAAAATTTCTTCCGGGTGCGCGCGATTTCGTCGGCGGCCAACTCCCGGGAACGCGGCATCCCGCTCCTCTTCCTTCGAGATCCCCATCAAGATTTCTTGTCACCGGCCCGTCGCTCGAGCACCGGAAGGCTCTTTTGCGTCAGGCGGTTGCAGTCGCCGTCGCCTGGCGCGCCTTTCGCCTTGCCGCCTCCCGAACAATTTTTTGCGGAGGTGCCGATGAAGGAATAGCCGCGGAAAAAGGTGATGAGGACAACCCCCGAATCGAATCGAAAAACATCCGACGAAGAAAGGAAACACCCATGCAGAAATGGAAGATCGCCATGGTTCTCCTCGCCGCGACCGCGTTCGCGTCGGTTCGCGGCGCGACGGCTCCGAAAGGGAGCGAAGCCTCTCCGGCCGCGAGCGGATCGATCAACCTCAATTCCGCCTCGGCCGAACAGATCGCCCTGCTCCCGCGGGTCGGCCTCAAGCTCGCGCAGCGCGTCGTCGAGT encodes:
- the panB gene encoding 3-methyl-2-oxobutanoate hydroxymethyltransferase → MKSAETPVSIPELVSRKGHEKIAVLTAYDAPSARILDAAGIDVLLVGDSVEMAVYGRDSTLTASLDALVRHAAAVSGAARRALVVGDMPFLSYQTSPSEAVRNAGRFLAEGGCGAVKLEGGRRVLPSVEAILAADIPVMGHVGMTPQSFRKFGGFKVQGKTAGAAEEILEDAVALAGAGCFAIVLECVPDALAARITEAVPVPTIGIGAGPHCDGQVLVYHDLLGLSGDFRPKFVRRYAELAPVIEDAARRYLEDVKSGAFPSREETFVPDAPPLRRVY
- a CDS encoding deoxynucleoside kinase, with product MTSPRTDLPLHHIAIDGPIGVGKTSLVELLAKRFQGVKVLEDIDNPFLPDFYKNRKGAAFQTQLFFLLSRYQQQREIAQIDLFSGLVVADYTFPKDKIFACLNLDDSELLIYDKLYTLLSESVPKPDLVIYLQGSLETCMKRVKKRNLGYEKSISVDYLRQLIEAYNYYFYHYEETPLLVVDTNEIDFVNRPEHFDDLVEQIKKIKKGVQYYVPIGSR
- a CDS encoding UbiA-like polyprenyltransferase, whose amino-acid sequence is MAAGRFRESLEMIKFSHTVFALPFALLAYFRAAGPQPSLRAGAWVIVAMIGARTAAMAFNRIADRAIDAENPRTATRALPAGRVPVGFAAGLCLAGSFVFLVAAFELNRLAFALAFPTLAVLFGYSFTKRFTALSHVVLGLCLGIAPVGAWVAFRGRIEWPPIALGLAVLFWTAGFDVLYALQDEEFDRERGLRSVPAWLGTVGALWVSGLFHVATLLFLVLFERSVGGGPLLAAAVVVAGIALAIQHAIVRPGDLSRLNAAFFTANGFLSVAVGILGVLDLWLR
- a CDS encoding UbiX family flavin prenyltransferase is translated as MPGEGKEIVVGISGASGSALAIGLLQSILPLDAVSRIHLVVSPSALAVARQEVGSEIHDARSFVTILGLEPRVAGKIEIHSDDDVSAAISSGSYPTAGMIVVPCSAGTLASIAHGISRGLLQRAADVTLKERRPLVLAFRESPYSLVHLENMAAATRAGAIVMPPSPAFYIEAPSIERLMQAWYFRVARVFGVELPGDFVWRGPRRP
- a CDS encoding helix-hairpin-helix domain-containing protein, with protein sequence MQKWKIAMVLLAATAFASVRGATAPKGSEASPAASGSINLNSASAEQIALLPRVGLKLAQRVVEYRKTNGPFKKIEDLMEVKGVGEKLFVVLRPHLTVSGNTTLTQKIKSTGMRSRARTKAAKAA